Proteins encoded within one genomic window of Brachybacterium avium:
- a CDS encoding tRNA (cytidine(34)-2'-O)-methyltransferase has product MVHVFLHEPVIAGNTGNAIRLSAVTGAHLHLIEPLGFDLEDAKLRRAGLDYHDLADVSIHADAERALATLPQARVFAFSAHTDITFDSIEYSREDILLFGTEPSGLPEEVLAHPRITSRVRIPMLPARRSLNLANAVSIAVYEAWRQLGYDEAGA; this is encoded by the coding sequence ATGGTCCACGTCTTCCTCCACGAACCGGTCATCGCCGGGAACACCGGCAACGCGATCCGGCTCTCCGCCGTCACCGGTGCCCACCTCCACCTGATCGAGCCGCTCGGCTTCGACCTCGAGGACGCGAAGCTCCGCCGGGCCGGGCTGGACTATCACGACCTCGCCGACGTGAGCATCCACGCCGACGCCGAGCGGGCGCTGGCGACGCTGCCCCAGGCCAGGGTCTTCGCCTTCTCAGCGCACACCGACATCACCTTCGACAGCATCGAGTACTCCCGCGAGGACATCCTGCTGTTCGGGACCGAACCGAGCGGCCTGCCCGAGGAGGTCCTGGCCCACCCGCGGATCACCTCCCGGGTGCGGATCCCGATGCTGCCCGCACGCCGCTCGCTCAACCTCGCCAACGCTGTCTCGATCGCGGTCTACGAGGCCTGGCGACAGCTC